The stretch of DNA CGCAGGACATTGACAACCTGCGGCTCATGGCCCCGTGCGGTCGCCGCCTCTACCAGACGCTTGGTTGAATACAGTTTGGGATTGCGTGAAAGAATTGCGATTTTCATGGTTCAGCTCTTAAATTTATCGGGTATCAGGTCAGGATATGCCTTGCGAAGGTTGGGCCTCTTGCCGACTCGATAGGAAGCCGCCGGATCCACGATAATCTTCCCGACCATGGCGGTGCGGCCGAGCAGCATTCGGAAGAGCATCGAATCGCGGTCGGTCAGTGTGATCTCCGCTGGCCATTCCGTGTTCCCAACACGAATCGAGGTTTCGATCACCCAACGTCGCTCCCGATGACCGCCGGAATCGCTAACCACCCGCTGGTCCAGCAATTCCGCAGTACACGTCACAGCCAGGTCGTGGCGCTGCTGTAACGGATGGACCCCGAAACGCACGTAGCTCTTCCCCTTGCGAATGAATCTCTCTGCAAAGAAGGTATGCATGGCCGAGGTTCGTGCCCCCGTGTCAACCTTGGCCTTGATGG from Gammaproteobacteria bacterium encodes:
- a CDS encoding RimK/LysX family protein codes for the protein MSHTTRENTRLVVGWREWLSLPKLQIPAIKAKVDTGARTSAMHTFFAERFIRKGKSYVRFGVHPLQQRHDLAVTCTAELLDQRVVSDSGGHRERRWVIETSIRVGNTEWPAEITLTDRDSMLFRMLLGRTAMVGKIIVDPAASYRVGKRPNLRKAYPDLIPDKFKS